A stretch of the Pan troglodytes isolate AG18354 chromosome 20, NHGRI_mPanTro3-v2.0_pri, whole genome shotgun sequence genome encodes the following:
- the FAM174C gene encoding protein FAM174C, which yields MGPRVLQPPPLLLLLLALLLAALPCGAEEASPLRPAQVTLSPPPAVTNGSQPGAPHNSTHARPPGASGSALTRSFYVILGFCGLTALYFLIRAFRLKKPQRRRYGLLANTEDPTEMASLDSDEETVFESRNLR from the exons ATGGGGCCGCGCGTGCTGcagccgccgccgctgctgctgctcctgctggcGCTGCTGCTGGCGGCGCTGCCGTGCGGTGCCGAAGAGGCCTCGCCGCTGCGCCCCGCGCAGGTCACGTTGTCGCCGCCGCCGGCCGTGACGAACGGGAGCCAGCCGGGCGCGCCGCACAACAGCACGCACGCGCGTCCGCCGGGGGCATCGGGCTCGGCGCTTACGCGCTCCTTCTACGTGATCCTGGGCTTCTGCGGCCTGACCGCCCTCTACTTCCTGATCCGGGCGTTTAG GTTGAAGAAGCCTCAGCGGAGGCGATACGGCCTTCTCGCCAACACTGAGGACCCCACGGAGATGGCCTCGCTGGACAGCGACGAGGAGACGGTCTTTGAGTCCCGGAATCTGAGATG